The following are encoded in a window of Candidatus Polarisedimenticolia bacterium genomic DNA:
- a CDS encoding metal-dependent transcriptional regulator: MSDTVDDYLKAIYLLRRRAGAVSTSAIARKLRLSEASVTGMVRKLAAKKLLRHVPYRGVRLTAAGEALALRMVRKHRLWELFLVQHLKFGWEEVHEHAEKLEHATDDELERRLFELLGRPSRDPHGDPIPGDDGVIRDAARLTLAAMKAGDRGEILRCLDQDAGLLEHLRRMGLEPGRRFRVSGVEPYGGPIRLAVGRKTVEIGPGVAGALVVREFRGAAS, from the coding sequence ATGAGCGACACGGTCGACGACTATCTGAAGGCGATCTACCTGCTTCGTCGGCGCGCGGGGGCCGTGAGCACCTCGGCGATCGCGCGGAAGCTCCGGCTCTCCGAGGCTTCCGTCACCGGGATGGTGCGGAAGCTGGCCGCGAAGAAGCTGCTCCGGCACGTCCCCTACCGGGGCGTCCGGCTGACCGCCGCGGGGGAGGCGCTCGCCTTGCGCATGGTGCGCAAGCACCGGCTCTGGGAGCTGTTCCTCGTCCAGCACCTCAAGTTCGGGTGGGAGGAGGTCCATGAGCACGCCGAGAAGCTGGAGCACGCCACCGACGACGAGCTGGAGCGCCGGCTCTTCGAGCTGCTGGGCCGCCCCTCGCGGGATCCTCACGGCGATCCAATCCCCGGCGACGACGGCGTGATCCGGGACGCCGCCCGGCTGACGCTCGCGGCGATGAAGGCCGGCGATCGCGGCGAAATCCTGCGCTGTCTCGATCAGGACGCGGGGCTCCTGGAGCATCTGCGGCGGATGGGGCTCGAGCCCGGCCGCCGGTTCCGGGTCAGCGGGGTCGAGCCGTACGGCGGCCCGATTCGCCTGGCGGTGGGAAGGAAGACGGTCGAGATCGGCCCCGGCGTGGCCGGGGCCTTGGTCGTCCGCGAGTTTCGGGGGGCGGCGTCATGA
- a CDS encoding Nramp family divalent metal transporter: MRTGVETLRQRSLDEVHSSVAVDQPSTWRRLFAFAGPAYLVSVGYMDPGNWATDLEGGARFGYELCWVLLMSNAMAVLLQTLAARMGLASGMDLAQASRASTERPVGFVLWILCEVAIAACDLAEVLGTIIGLNLLFGIPMLWGCLITLCDTFMLLAIQRLGIRKMEAFILLLVLTIGGCFLLEIFLSNPQWGQVFKGFIPRLQSSTPYVFSHPEALFVAIGILGATVMPHNLYLHSALVQSRRVKRTPEAIRRACRYNLVDTAVALNAALFVNAAILIVAAATFNRRGIVVTEIQQAHELLTPLLGTAFASTAFGIALLCSGQSSTLTGTLAGQVVMEGFLQIRLKPWVRRLITRSIAIVPAVVVILIHGEGGTYKLLIVSQVILSLQLPFAIIPLIQVTSDRKRMGEFVSPPWVKILAWIAATIIIALNAKLIYDLIADWVALPPPASTLTWSLVVPLVGACTLLLGWIILRPFLPARKVEAVPVILEASEVLSGLVAPSVKRAGLALDRSVNDKGVLSYGLGLARDRDTTLILIHVVEGVGAQVYGEEVGDRETREASRYLDSICADLVARGYKARTVLGYGVPSVALVEIAKEYHIDLLVLGGHGHRLFADMMKGQTISSVRHAVTIPVVTIRQPGGPIPSGTLPPPSS; encoded by the coding sequence ATGAGGACGGGCGTCGAGACGCTCCGGCAGCGCTCGCTGGACGAGGTGCACTCCTCCGTCGCCGTCGATCAGCCGAGCACCTGGCGCAGGCTCTTCGCCTTCGCGGGCCCCGCCTATCTGGTCAGCGTCGGCTACATGGATCCGGGGAACTGGGCCACCGACCTGGAAGGGGGGGCGCGCTTCGGCTACGAGCTGTGCTGGGTCCTCCTGATGTCGAATGCCATGGCGGTGCTTCTTCAGACTCTCGCCGCCCGGATGGGGCTGGCCTCGGGGATGGATCTGGCCCAGGCGAGCCGCGCCAGTACCGAAAGACCGGTTGGGTTCGTGCTCTGGATCCTGTGCGAGGTCGCCATCGCCGCTTGCGATCTGGCGGAGGTCTTGGGGACGATCATCGGACTGAACCTTCTCTTTGGCATCCCCATGCTCTGGGGCTGCCTGATTACGCTCTGCGATACCTTCATGCTGCTTGCCATCCAGCGTCTCGGGATCCGCAAGATGGAGGCTTTTATCCTGTTGCTGGTCCTCACCATCGGCGGCTGCTTCCTCCTGGAGATCTTCCTTTCCAACCCGCAATGGGGCCAGGTCTTCAAGGGCTTTATCCCCCGCCTTCAATCCAGCACTCCGTACGTCTTCTCCCATCCGGAGGCGCTGTTCGTGGCCATCGGTATCCTGGGCGCCACGGTGATGCCGCACAACCTCTACCTCCATTCGGCCCTGGTGCAGTCGCGGCGGGTGAAGCGTACCCCCGAGGCAATCCGGAGAGCCTGCCGATACAACCTGGTCGACACCGCGGTGGCGCTGAACGCCGCCCTTTTCGTCAACGCCGCCATCCTGATCGTCGCGGCCGCGACGTTCAACCGGCGGGGCATCGTCGTCACCGAGATCCAGCAGGCCCACGAGCTCCTGACCCCGCTCCTTGGAACCGCCTTCGCCTCCACCGCCTTCGGGATCGCCTTGCTCTGCTCCGGCCAGAGCTCGACGCTCACCGGGACGCTGGCGGGACAGGTGGTCATGGAAGGCTTCCTCCAGATCCGCCTGAAGCCTTGGGTCCGCCGGCTGATCACGCGCTCCATCGCCATCGTCCCGGCAGTCGTCGTCATCCTGATTCACGGCGAGGGGGGCACCTACAAGCTGCTCATCGTCAGCCAGGTCATTCTCAGCCTGCAGCTCCCCTTCGCCATCATCCCGCTGATCCAGGTGACCAGCGATCGCAAGCGCATGGGCGAGTTTGTCAGCCCTCCCTGGGTGAAGATCCTGGCGTGGATCGCCGCCACCATCATCATCGCGCTGAATGCCAAGCTGATTTACGATCTGATCGCCGATTGGGTCGCGCTGCCTCCGCCCGCCTCCACCCTGACCTGGTCCCTGGTCGTCCCCCTGGTCGGTGCGTGCACCCTGCTGCTCGGATGGATCATCCTCAGGCCGTTCCTGCCGGCGAGGAAAGTGGAGGCCGTGCCGGTGATCCTGGAAGCCTCCGAGGTCCTCAGCGGCTTGGTCGCGCCGTCCGTCAAGCGGGCCGGCCTGGCGCTGGATCGGTCGGTGAACGACAAGGGCGTCCTGTCGTACGGGCTCGGCCTGGCGCGGGATCGCGACACGACCCTGATCCTGATCCACGTCGTCGAGGGAGTCGGCGCACAGGTCTACGGGGAGGAAGTGGGGGACCGGGAGACGAGAGAGGCCAGCCGCTATCTCGACTCGATCTGCGCCGATCTGGTCGCCCGCGGCTACAAGGCCCGGACGGTCCTCGGCTACGGCGTCCCGTCGGTCGCGCTGGTGGAGATCGCCAAGGAGTACCACATCGATCTCCTGGTCCTGGGCGGGCACGGCCACCGGCTCTTTGCCGACATGATGAAGGGGCAGACGATCTCCTCGGTCCGCCACGCCGTCACCATTCCCGTCGTCACGATCCGCCAGCCCGGCGGGCCCATCCCTTCAGGAACCCTGCCGCCTCCTTCCTCTTGA
- a CDS encoding TerC family protein has translation MTPPSVGTPLLWLGFTLFVLVALVLDLGLFHRHAHKVSIREALGWSAVWTALALLFNLGVAHWFGPRSGLEFLTGYLIELALSVDNLFVFLVIFSYFSVPDHLRHRVLFWGILGAMVMRIGFILAGAALLSAFHWIEYVFGAFLVYTGVKILLQRGAEVHPDRNVVLKLARRMLPVTKEYHGSKFLTRVSARRMATPLLLVLIVVETTDLVFAVDSIPAIFAITRDPFIVYTSNIFAILGLRSLFFLLAGMMDRFHYLPVGLGLVLAFVGLKMVVGEHYPISIGLSLGVVAALLGGSVLASLVFRPRSSRP, from the coding sequence ATGACCCCTCCAAGCGTCGGGACGCCGCTACTCTGGCTCGGCTTCACCCTTTTCGTCCTCGTGGCCCTAGTCCTCGACCTCGGCCTCTTCCACCGGCACGCCCACAAGGTCTCGATCCGGGAGGCGCTCGGCTGGTCGGCCGTCTGGACCGCGCTGGCGCTCCTCTTCAATCTCGGCGTGGCGCACTGGTTCGGTCCCCGGAGCGGGCTGGAGTTCCTGACGGGCTACCTCATCGAGCTGGCCCTCAGCGTCGACAATCTCTTTGTCTTCCTGGTGATCTTCTCCTACTTCTCGGTCCCCGATCACCTGCGCCACCGCGTCCTCTTCTGGGGGATCCTCGGCGCGATGGTGATGCGGATCGGCTTCATCCTGGCGGGCGCGGCGCTGCTGTCGGCGTTCCACTGGATCGAGTACGTCTTTGGCGCCTTCCTGGTCTACACCGGCGTGAAGATCCTGCTCCAGAGGGGGGCGGAGGTCCATCCGGATCGGAACGTCGTGTTGAAGCTGGCGCGCCGCATGCTTCCGGTCACCAAGGAGTACCACGGCAGCAAGTTCCTGACGCGGGTCTCGGCCCGGCGCATGGCGACGCCGCTGCTCCTCGTCCTCATCGTCGTGGAGACGACCGACTTGGTCTTCGCGGTCGACTCGATCCCCGCCATCTTCGCGATCACCCGGGATCCCTTCATCGTCTACACGTCGAACATCTTCGCCATCCTGGGGCTGCGCTCGCTCTTCTTCCTGCTGGCGGGGATGATGGATCGGTTCCACTACCTCCCCGTCGGGCTCGGCCTGGTCCTGGCCTTCGTGGGGCTGAAGATGGTGGTCGGGGAGCATTACCCGATCTCGATCGGCCTCTCCCTGGGCGTCGTCGCCGCGCTGCTGGGCGGCTCGGTCCTCGCGTCGCTGGTCTTCCGGCCCCGCTCGTCCCGCCCTTAG
- a CDS encoding N-6 DNA methylase, with translation MHVKGRTVLTSRPTEKRARKGLGAYYSPKDIVEPMVSWAIRSKSDAVLDPSCGDGVFLESAARHFLSLGNSARETSKRLHGIDLNLAAISHTSQALEKLLATEQIDLRALSFFATEPGAFSKTGMEAMTAVIGNPPYIRYQTFNGNHRSQALLQARRAGIDFSRLASSWAPFVAHAVSFLKSGGRLAFILPAELIHSAYALPLRKFLRKQFGYVAVISFRKAVFPEVQAEVVVLLADNKGDEGNGRLLLAEAEDARDLSSIEAILVRAKAFSPELEPSKWSPGFSENRATTCLSDLEKNQLFQPLSLIGKANIGFVSGANEFFVLRQSEAEAWSLPKHSLRACLIKARQMPGALVTLSQAKRLVSSDERCLLWSPKERLTPTESRYTRHGEGLGLHKRFKCRVRSPWYSVPGVIVPEAFLTYMSDSIPRLCLNESRIVAANTLLTVRLPAVPNKLLRAFTVAFYNSASLYSCERVGRTYGGGVLKLEPSEADRISLPALGIVEKHSESLEALAGQVDEALRIARHDLLAELVTRIDGIILAQGCGLRTVDIAELMKERGQMVERRRGRSKRRAGSEAEIQLKLLQRPARYSAHVRRPPSLPRLRKPTRTINP, from the coding sequence GTGCACGTCAAGGGGAGAACTGTGCTGACGAGCCGGCCGACGGAAAAGAGGGCCAGGAAAGGATTGGGAGCCTACTATTCGCCGAAGGACATCGTGGAGCCCATGGTGTCTTGGGCGATACGTAGCAAGTCTGATGCTGTGCTTGATCCATCATGCGGCGACGGGGTCTTTCTTGAGTCTGCTGCCAGGCACTTTCTCAGCCTTGGCAATAGCGCCCGGGAAACATCCAAGAGGCTGCACGGCATTGACTTGAATCTCGCGGCCATCTCACACACTTCCCAAGCACTTGAGAAACTGCTGGCAACTGAACAAATAGATCTCCGAGCCCTTAGTTTTTTTGCGACGGAGCCTGGCGCGTTTTCGAAAACGGGCATGGAGGCAATGACCGCCGTCATCGGCAACCCTCCCTACATACGCTATCAGACCTTCAACGGCAACCACCGAAGCCAAGCTCTGCTCCAAGCGCGGCGAGCGGGAATCGACTTTTCCCGGCTTGCGTCATCCTGGGCTCCGTTCGTGGCTCACGCGGTTTCCTTCCTGAAGTCTGGCGGCCGGCTGGCTTTCATCCTGCCAGCCGAACTGATTCATTCCGCCTATGCTCTCCCGCTTCGGAAGTTTCTTCGTAAGCAATTCGGGTACGTGGCTGTTATTTCATTTAGAAAGGCTGTTTTTCCAGAAGTCCAGGCAGAGGTCGTAGTTCTTCTGGCTGATAACAAGGGTGACGAAGGTAACGGTCGGCTCTTGCTTGCCGAAGCGGAAGATGCCAGGGATCTCTCGTCCATCGAAGCGATACTTGTTAGGGCTAAGGCTTTCAGTCCTGAGCTCGAGCCAAGCAAGTGGTCGCCAGGATTCAGTGAGAATAGGGCGACCACTTGTCTTTCAGACTTGGAAAAGAATCAACTATTCCAACCTCTCTCCTTGATCGGGAAGGCGAACATCGGCTTCGTCAGTGGTGCAAACGAGTTTTTTGTGTTGAGGCAATCGGAGGCAGAAGCCTGGTCTCTCCCTAAACATTCATTACGTGCTTGCCTGATTAAGGCGCGTCAGATGCCGGGGGCTCTTGTAACGCTGTCCCAGGCAAAGAGGCTCGTGAGCTCCGACGAGAGGTGTCTTCTCTGGTCGCCCAAGGAAAGGCTTACTCCAACGGAGTCCCGATACACTCGGCACGGAGAAGGGCTTGGGCTGCACAAGCGGTTCAAGTGCCGGGTTCGATCGCCTTGGTACTCGGTGCCTGGGGTGATCGTGCCTGAAGCATTTCTCACATACATGAGCGATTCCATTCCCAGACTTTGCTTGAATGAATCGCGAATAGTGGCAGCGAACACTTTGCTGACCGTTCGCCTGCCTGCAGTTCCAAACAAACTTCTACGTGCATTCACCGTTGCCTTCTACAACTCTGCGAGCCTCTACTCGTGCGAGCGGGTCGGCAGAACGTATGGCGGTGGTGTTTTGAAACTCGAGCCAAGCGAAGCAGATCGCATCTCTTTGCCAGCGCTCGGCATCGTGGAGAAACACTCGGAATCTCTTGAAGCACTCGCAGGGCAAGTCGATGAGGCTCTTCGGATCGCCCGTCATGACCTCCTTGCTGAGCTTGTCACGAGGATAGATGGAATCATTTTGGCTCAAGGTTGCGGTCTCAGGACTGTCGACATCGCGGAGCTGATGAAAGAACGAGGACAAATGGTCGAACGGAGACGGGGTCGTTCAAAACGCCGCGCTGGCTCAGAAGCCGAGATTCAACTAAAGCTCCTTCAGCGTCCTGCCAGGTATTCCGCCCATGTTCGGAGGCCCCCATCATTGCCCAGGTTGAGAAAGCCAACCCGCACCATCAATCCATGA
- a CDS encoding S41 family peptidase, with translation MARRSSVPGRPAPRFGASPRCAPLRRSTIALLLLAAALAAAPLPARGQETAPAEARLLRFPALSKDSIAFVHGGDLWIVPRAGGVARQLTTDTGLEWLPRYSPDGKWIAFTGQYDGNRDVYVIPASGGEPKRLTWWADTGHPSERQGPNNMVIGWTPDSRRVLFRSRHLSWEDRAGRLFTVDLEGSMPEQVGVPEGGFASFSPDGRKIVYNRIFRDFRTWKRYRGGMTQNLWIYDFAANHMEKITENDNTSRDPMWIGDTLYFNSDRDRTFNLFSCDTHGKNLKKLTSFTDYDVRWASAGPGGIVFEKGGDIYLLDTASGKSAKVAIRVPSDMRTARTEFVKVGDQITDGGLSPEGKRAVLVARGEVFTVPAEKGNTRNLTNTSNAHERGAAWSPDGKWIAYLSDQTGEDEVWMVSQDGRGAAQRLTTDGHGWRFPPVWSPDSKKIAFADKDLKLFVLDVGSRKLTQADQAKYQEISGYAWSPDSRWLTYHKLNLQQLHQVYVYSLDSGKVTVLTSEMNDSYAPVFDPGGKYLYFLSDRDLNASIGSFDFSYVYDNPTRPYALTLRKDLPSPFAPESDEVKAAGEGAKKDEGEDAKEAQSVEKVKKGKSDKEKEKDKGKKKAEPLKIDLAGIEDRIAAFPVPPGNYGSLRANESAVFYLSSPVPTLTGGPDGPSGDLHVFDMEKRKDAVVISGIGGFDLSPDGSKLAYLADDKVGILDAKPGTTGKVGDGAVSTGEMRARVDHRAEWRQIFDEAWRLERDFFYVSNMHGVDWPAMKAKYGALVPYVSHRSDLTYLIGEMISELNIGHAYVGGGEAPKPRDVPIGLLGCDYQVDKSSGRYRISRILLGQNWIDARRSPLTEPGVVVAEGSYLLAIDGADLKAPQVPDDLLQGKAGGTVTLTLASKPSGDGSHEVTVKPLSDEADLRYYDQIERNRRKVDAATQGKIAYVHIPNMGGDGLNEFVRQYYPQIRKQGLIVDARNNGGGFVSELIIERLRRVLAGLGTARNTENIGTYPSQVFYGPMVCLINHYSASDGDLFPYYFKKYGLGPLIGTRTWGGVTGIRGNTPLLDGGYVTRPEFGNYGLAGAWEIEGHGVDPDIEVDQRDDLVMQGRDPQLEKGIEVLMEQIRKNPKTLPAPPAPPVKN, from the coding sequence ATGGCCCGCCGTTCGTCCGTGCCCGGAAGACCTGCGCCGCGCTTCGGCGCCTCCCCTCGCTGCGCCCCCCTCCGTCGCTCGACGATCGCCCTGCTCCTGCTCGCAGCGGCCCTGGCCGCCGCGCCGCTGCCGGCGCGCGGCCAGGAGACGGCGCCGGCCGAGGCGCGGCTCCTGCGCTTCCCGGCGCTGTCGAAGGACTCGATCGCCTTCGTCCATGGCGGCGATCTTTGGATCGTCCCGCGCGCCGGAGGCGTCGCCCGCCAGCTGACGACCGACACCGGCCTCGAATGGCTCCCCCGTTACTCCCCCGACGGCAAGTGGATCGCGTTCACCGGGCAATACGACGGGAACCGTGACGTCTATGTGATCCCGGCGTCGGGGGGAGAGCCGAAGCGTCTCACCTGGTGGGCCGACACCGGCCATCCTTCGGAGCGCCAGGGGCCCAACAACATGGTGATCGGCTGGACTCCGGACAGCCGGAGAGTCCTGTTCCGCTCGCGTCACCTCTCCTGGGAGGACCGGGCCGGGCGCCTGTTCACCGTCGACCTCGAAGGCTCGATGCCGGAGCAGGTGGGCGTCCCGGAGGGAGGCTTCGCCTCCTTCTCGCCCGACGGCAGAAAGATCGTCTACAACCGGATCTTCCGCGACTTCCGCACCTGGAAGCGATATCGCGGCGGCATGACCCAGAACCTCTGGATCTACGACTTCGCCGCGAATCATATGGAGAAGATCACCGAGAACGACAACACGTCGCGCGATCCGATGTGGATCGGCGACACCCTCTACTTCAACTCCGACCGCGACCGGACCTTCAATCTCTTCTCCTGCGATACGCACGGCAAGAACCTCAAGAAGCTCACGAGCTTCACGGATTACGACGTGCGCTGGGCCAGCGCCGGCCCTGGCGGCATCGTCTTCGAGAAGGGAGGCGACATCTACCTTCTCGACACCGCGAGCGGCAAGAGCGCGAAGGTCGCGATCCGCGTCCCGAGCGACATGCGTACGGCGCGGACCGAGTTCGTCAAGGTGGGAGATCAGATCACCGACGGAGGCCTGTCGCCCGAGGGGAAGCGCGCCGTCCTCGTCGCGCGGGGGGAGGTCTTCACCGTCCCGGCCGAGAAGGGCAACACGCGGAACCTGACGAACACCTCCAACGCCCACGAGCGCGGCGCCGCCTGGTCCCCCGACGGCAAGTGGATCGCCTACCTCTCCGACCAGACGGGCGAGGATGAAGTCTGGATGGTCTCCCAGGACGGAAGAGGGGCGGCCCAGCGCCTCACCACCGACGGCCATGGCTGGCGCTTTCCTCCCGTCTGGTCTCCCGACAGCAAGAAGATCGCTTTCGCCGACAAGGACCTGAAGCTGTTCGTCCTGGACGTCGGCTCGCGCAAGCTCACGCAGGCCGACCAAGCCAAATATCAGGAGATCAGCGGCTACGCCTGGTCCCCCGACAGCCGGTGGCTCACCTACCACAAACTGAACCTCCAGCAGCTCCATCAGGTCTACGTCTATTCGCTCGACTCCGGAAAGGTCACCGTCCTCACCTCTGAGATGAACGACAGCTACGCCCCGGTCTTCGATCCCGGCGGGAAGTACCTCTACTTCCTTTCCGATCGCGACCTCAACGCCAGCATCGGGTCGTTCGACTTCAGCTACGTCTACGACAACCCCACGCGCCCCTATGCCCTGACGCTGCGCAAGGACCTCCCCTCCCCCTTCGCCCCCGAATCCGACGAAGTCAAAGCGGCCGGAGAGGGCGCGAAGAAGGACGAAGGGGAGGATGCGAAGGAAGCGCAGAGCGTGGAAAAGGTCAAGAAAGGAAAATCGGACAAGGAGAAGGAAAAGGACAAAGGCAAGAAGAAAGCCGAGCCCTTGAAGATCGATCTGGCGGGGATCGAGGATCGGATCGCCGCGTTCCCCGTCCCGCCCGGGAATTACGGCTCGCTGCGGGCGAACGAATCGGCGGTCTTCTACCTGTCGAGCCCCGTCCCGACGCTCACCGGGGGCCCCGACGGCCCCAGCGGCGATCTGCACGTCTTCGACATGGAGAAGAGGAAGGATGCCGTCGTGATCTCGGGGATCGGCGGATTCGACCTCTCGCCGGACGGGAGCAAGCTCGCCTACCTGGCGGACGACAAGGTCGGCATCCTCGACGCCAAGCCCGGGACCACCGGCAAGGTGGGCGACGGCGCGGTGAGCACCGGCGAAATGCGGGCCAGGGTGGATCATCGCGCCGAGTGGCGGCAGATCTTCGACGAGGCCTGGAGGCTCGAGCGCGACTTCTTCTACGTCTCGAACATGCACGGCGTCGACTGGCCGGCCATGAAGGCGAAGTACGGCGCCCTCGTCCCCTACGTGAGCCATCGCTCCGATTTGACCTACCTGATCGGCGAGATGATTTCGGAGCTGAACATCGGCCACGCTTACGTCGGGGGCGGCGAGGCGCCGAAGCCGCGGGACGTCCCGATCGGGCTGCTCGGCTGCGACTATCAGGTGGACAAATCCTCGGGACGTTACCGAATCTCCCGGATCCTCCTGGGGCAGAACTGGATCGATGCGCGCCGGTCGCCGCTCACCGAGCCGGGGGTGGTCGTCGCGGAGGGCTCCTACCTGCTGGCGATCGACGGCGCCGACCTGAAGGCTCCGCAGGTTCCCGACGACCTGCTCCAGGGGAAGGCCGGCGGCACGGTGACGCTCACCCTAGCCTCGAAGCCGTCGGGAGACGGGTCCCATGAAGTGACCGTGAAGCCGCTTTCGGATGAAGCCGATCTCCGCTACTACGATCAGATCGAGAGGAACCGCCGGAAGGTGGATGCCGCGACCCAAGGGAAGATCGCCTACGTCCACATCCCGAACATGGGCGGGGACGGCCTGAACGAGTTCGTCCGGCAGTACTATCCGCAGATCCGCAAGCAGGGGCTCATCGTCGACGCGCGCAACAACGGCGGAGGGTTCGTCTCGGAGCTGATCATCGAGCGGCTGCGGCGGGTCCTGGCGGGTCTCGGGACCGCCCGGAACACCGAGAACATCGGCACCTATCCCTCCCAGGTCTTCTACGGACCGATGGTCTGCCTGATCAACCACTACTCCGCTTCCGACGGCGATCTCTTCCCCTACTACTTCAAGAAGTACGGCCTGGGACCGCTGATCGGCACCCGGACCTGGGGAGGCGTCACGGGCATCCGCGGCAACACACCGCTCCTGGACGGCGGTTACGTCACACGGCCCGAGTTCGGGAACTACGGGCTGGCGGGGGCGTGGGAGATCGAGGGGCACGGCGTCGATCCCGACATCGAGGTCGACCAGCGGGACGATCTCGTCATGCAGGGGCGGGATCCGCAGCTGGAGAAGGGCATCGAGGTGCTGATGGAGCAGATTCGGAAGAACCCGAAGACGCTTCCCGCCCCGCCCGCCCCGCCGGTGAAGAACTAA